In one Pseudomonadota bacterium genomic region, the following are encoded:
- a CDS encoding glucose 1-dehydrogenase produces the protein MRLEKKVAIVTGGGSGFGEGIAMRFSQEGCRVIVNDINVEGGERVAQAIKESGGEAVFCRGNVASSSDWAELLSCSLDNFRKLDIVINNAGTTHRNKSMLDVTDEEFDLVYDVNVKGIFYSAKNLVPYFRKQGGGNFVTIASTAGIRPRPGLVWYSGSKAAAIIISQAMAVELAPDKIRVNVVNPVAGDTPLLAKFMGEDTPEIRAKFAAVIPLGRFSQPRDIANACLYLASDEADFITGACIEVDGGRCV, from the coding sequence ATGAGATTAGAGAAAAAAGTCGCTATTGTCACGGGTGGTGGATCTGGGTTTGGCGAAGGAATAGCAATGCGATTTTCTCAAGAGGGCTGCCGCGTAATTGTTAACGATATTAACGTTGAGGGCGGTGAGCGAGTAGCTCAGGCTATTAAAGAGTCTGGTGGAGAAGCAGTTTTTTGTAGAGGCAACGTTGCGAGTAGTTCCGATTGGGCTGAACTGCTGAGCTGTTCTCTTGATAACTTTAGGAAACTTGATATCGTCATTAATAACGCGGGAACGACGCATCGAAATAAATCGATGCTTGACGTGACAGATGAGGAATTTGATCTAGTGTATGACGTCAATGTTAAAGGAATTTTTTATTCTGCAAAGAATTTAGTTCCTTACTTTAGAAAGCAAGGCGGTGGTAATTTTGTAACGATAGCTTCGACTGCCGGGATTAGACCTAGACCCGGTTTGGTTTGGTATAGCGGGAGCAAGGCTGCAGCGATCATAATTAGTCAGGCGATGGCTGTGGAATTAGCGCCCGATAAGATTCGAGTTAACGTGGTAAACCCCGTTGCCGGCGACACACCCCTGCTGGCTAAATTTATGGGTGAGGATACGCCGGAGATTCGAGCAAAATTTGCCGCTGTGATTCCACTGGGACGTTTCAGTCAGCCTCGTGATATTGCCAATGCGTGCTTATATTTAGCTTCTGATGAGGCTGATTTCATCACTGGGGCTTGTATTGAGGTTGATGGGGGACGTTGCGTCTAG
- a CDS encoding XdhC family protein, whose protein sequence is MDSVDLQVLKTSLEWRTAGHDVILGTIVQTWGSSPRPPGAMLAIRDDGLVSGSISGGCIEDDMINKVRDQSLEVDNPTVVTYGISKEEANRFGLPCGGTLQVVLEKISDDKCFRELLTRIEQHQLVCRSVVIATGKVSLEDASSNDEISFDGEVLRCVYGPRWRLIIIGAGQLSTYVAQMAKALDYHVIVCDPRSEYADTWSVPGTVLSREMPDDLVVALKLDAHSAVVAVTHDPKLDDLALMEALKSSSFYVGALGSRLNSKNRRERLLLFDLDSSEIDRLHGPVGLRIGSKTPPEIAVSILAEITAVRNGVTLDSIGFDAGKELTEDATSTVCAV, encoded by the coding sequence ATGGATAGTGTAGACCTACAAGTACTTAAAACGAGCCTCGAATGGCGCACGGCAGGCCACGATGTTATTTTAGGCACGATAGTTCAAACATGGGGCTCATCACCCAGACCTCCAGGAGCTATGTTAGCAATTCGTGACGATGGACTTGTGTCTGGCTCGATCTCAGGCGGGTGTATTGAGGACGACATGATCAATAAAGTTAGAGATCAGTCCCTCGAGGTAGATAATCCTACTGTTGTTACTTATGGAATCAGTAAAGAAGAAGCGAATCGATTTGGTCTTCCTTGTGGGGGAACATTACAGGTCGTTCTTGAAAAAATTAGCGACGATAAGTGTTTTCGAGAGCTGCTTACGCGGATCGAACAACACCAACTCGTATGTCGTTCTGTGGTAATTGCGACAGGTAAAGTCAGTTTAGAGGATGCGTCATCAAATGACGAAATCTCCTTTGATGGGGAGGTGCTTCGTTGTGTTTACGGTCCGCGTTGGAGGCTCATCATTATTGGTGCTGGGCAGCTATCGACCTATGTTGCGCAAATGGCGAAGGCGCTTGATTACCATGTGATTGTTTGTGACCCAAGATCTGAATATGCAGACACTTGGTCAGTACCGGGAACGGTCCTTTCCCGTGAGATGCCTGACGACTTAGTAGTGGCGTTAAAATTAGATGCTCACTCGGCAGTGGTCGCTGTGACGCATGATCCTAAGTTGGACGATTTAGCGTTGATGGAGGCTTTAAAGTCCTCTTCATTTTATGTGGGTGCTCTTGGGTCTCGTTTGAACAGTAAAAATCGCCGAGAGCGTTTACTTCTTTTTGATTTAGATTCGTCTGAAATTGACCGGTTGCATGGGCCAGTAGGTTTGAGAATAGGCAGTAAGACGCCTCCTGAAATAGCGGTCTCAATCCTTGCTGAGATAACGGCTGTTCGTAACGGAGTTACTTTGGATTCTATTGGTTTTGATGCTGGCAAAGAGCTTACTGAGGACGCAACCTCGACAGTTTGTGCTGTTTGA